The following are encoded in a window of Lactobacillus acidophilus genomic DNA:
- a CDS encoding ABC transporter ATP-binding protein, with translation MGDTQKAIKYFIKYLKPYWKGIIIVVVLSLVSSGAQVVAPAFLGQAVTDLTTYLSDLRKGTASLSTFYSALWSMLFFYVLSQVAIFIAWMVMSKFNADSTNDMRENLFSKFQRMLVRYFDTHQDGKLLSLFTSDLDNIFNAMNNAIFEIISQGIMFIGTIIIMFTVNAQLAWTTIATTPLILIVSVFIMRKARIYLDKQQDEIGDLNGYITEQINGEKVIITNNLRKESVDGFKIYNNRVRNAMFKGQFYSGILFPLMNGLNLLNLAIVIAMGAWMIISGQVTQAVGLGLIVTFVEYSQTYFQPLTQITSIYSMIQLALTGARRLATVEEQKDEGTVPNGKILDGLKKSVKLEDVHFGYDKNKEILHGVSISVDKGKSVAVVGPTGSGKTTIMNLLNRFYDVNSGKVTFDGTDVRDIKLESLRNNVGIVLQDSILFSGTIADNIRYGKPDASMDEVVSAAKQANIHDFIESLPDGYETQVSDSSSVFSTGQKQLVSIARTILINPDFLILDEATSNVDTVTEEKIQKAMDAVIAGRTSFVIAHRLKTILNSDKIVVLKDGKVIEEGSHEKLLKDKGFYYKLYTDQMAFE, from the coding sequence ATGGGTGATACACAAAAGGCAATCAAATACTTTATTAAATATTTAAAGCCATATTGGAAAGGAATTATTATTGTAGTTGTTCTTTCCTTAGTTTCAAGTGGTGCACAAGTTGTTGCTCCTGCATTCTTGGGGCAAGCTGTAACAGACTTAACTACCTATTTATCTGACTTAAGAAAAGGTACAGCTAGTCTATCTACTTTTTATAGTGCACTGTGGTCAATGCTGTTCTTCTATGTGTTAAGTCAAGTAGCTATCTTCATCGCTTGGATGGTTATGTCAAAATTTAACGCAGATTCTACTAATGATATGAGAGAAAATCTTTTCTCTAAATTCCAAAGAATGTTAGTGCGTTATTTTGATACTCATCAAGATGGTAAACTCCTTTCATTATTTACTTCTGATCTTGATAACATTTTCAATGCAATGAACAACGCTATTTTTGAAATTATTTCACAGGGAATAATGTTCATTGGTACGATTATCATTATGTTCACTGTAAATGCACAATTAGCATGGACTACGATAGCAACAACTCCATTGATTCTTATTGTTAGTGTATTTATTATGCGAAAAGCAAGAATTTATCTTGATAAACAACAAGATGAAATTGGTGATCTTAACGGTTATATTACTGAACAAATCAATGGTGAAAAGGTAATTATTACTAATAATTTACGTAAAGAATCAGTTGATGGCTTCAAAATTTACAACAATCGTGTTAGAAATGCGATGTTTAAAGGACAATTTTATTCAGGAATTCTTTTCCCATTAATGAATGGTTTGAACTTGCTTAACTTAGCAATTGTTATCGCAATGGGTGCTTGGATGATTATTTCAGGTCAAGTAACTCAAGCAGTGGGACTGGGATTGATTGTAACTTTCGTTGAATATTCCCAAACTTACTTCCAACCTTTGACTCAAATTACTTCAATTTATTCAATGATTCAGCTTGCCTTAACTGGTGCTAGAAGACTAGCTACAGTTGAAGAACAAAAGGATGAAGGTACAGTACCTAATGGTAAAATTTTGGATGGCTTGAAGAAATCAGTTAAATTGGAAGACGTTCATTTTGGCTATGACAAGAATAAAGAAATTTTACATGGTGTAAGTATTTCTGTAGATAAAGGTAAATCTGTAGCTGTAGTGGGTCCAACTGGTTCAGGTAAAACTACTATCATGAACTTACTTAACCGTTTCTATGATGTAAATTCTGGTAAAGTAACGTTTGATGGTACTGATGTACGTGATATTAAATTGGAATCACTGCGTAATAATGTAGGAATTGTTTTGCAAGATTCCATTTTATTTAGTGGTACGATTGCGGATAATATTCGCTATGGTAAACCTGATGCAAGCATGGATGAAGTAGTCAGTGCTGCTAAGCAAGCAAATATTCATGATTTTATTGAAAGTTTACCAGATGGCTATGAAACTCAAGTAAGCGATAGTAGTTCTGTCTTTTCAACCGGACAAAAACAATTGGTTTCAATTGCTAGAACTATTTTGATTAATCCGGATTTCTTAATTTTGGATGAAGCAACTTCTAACGTGGATACCGTTACAGAAGAAAAGATTCAAAAGGCGATGGATGCTGTTATTGCTGGTAGAACTAGTTTCGTGATTGCGCACCGTTTAAAGACAATTTTGAATTCAGATAAGATAGTTGTCTTAAAAGACGGGAAGGTAATTGAAGAAGGTAGCCATGAAAAGCTATTAAAAGATAAAGGATTTTACTACAAACTTTACACTGATCAGATGGCTTTCGAATAA
- a CDS encoding ECF transporter S component: protein MFTRSSKWNVKSIILVALIGIIMGVIYTYGFNNIYNVVKLSFLPTGYAPVVDNIFTGLWYMAAPLAMYFVPTVGSGTIGELLAATVEMAIGGQWGALTVLEGLIQGAANEIGFFPKKTRYERFSWASVLTGAFFANLGGFIPSYFLYGWSHYSVNLQIMMFITSIISALLFDGVLVKLITNLFDKALKPKVA from the coding sequence ATGTTTACACGTTCATCGAAATGGAATGTTAAGTCGATTATTTTGGTTGCACTTATTGGGATAATTATGGGAGTCATTTATACATACGGCTTCAATAATATTTATAATGTTGTAAAGTTAAGCTTTTTACCAACAGGTTATGCACCAGTGGTTGATAATATTTTTACTGGGCTGTGGTATATGGCTGCTCCGCTTGCAATGTATTTTGTCCCAACTGTTGGTTCAGGTACTATTGGTGAATTATTGGCTGCAACAGTGGAAATGGCTATTGGTGGCCAGTGGGGTGCTCTTACCGTGCTTGAGGGATTAATTCAAGGGGCAGCGAATGAAATTGGCTTTTTCCCTAAAAAAACACGCTATGAAAGATTTTCATGGGCAAGCGTGTTAACTGGGGCGTTTTTTGCTAACTTGGGAGGCTTTATTCCATCATACTTTTTATATGGTTGGAGTCATTACAGTGTAAATTTACAAATTATGATGTTTATCACTAGTATAATTTCAGCACTTTTATTTGATGGAGTTTTGGTAAAGTTAATTACTAATTTGTTTGATAAAGCTTTAAAGCCGAAAGTTGCTTAG